From Halorubrum salinarum, the proteins below share one genomic window:
- the proC gene encoding pyrroline-5-carboxylate reductase, whose amino-acid sequence MTRVSVIGCGNMGGALLRGLARVDGYHLTAIDLDPEALAAIEDAVDETTEDVAAARDADIVVLAVKPDVAPAVLDDLDLRGDQQLVTLAAGLPREFVAARTDASVVRIMPNLAAETGNMAAAATHEGLTDEVRAMLDAVGEFVEVDESLMHVSTAVNGSGPAFAFYLIDAMKQGGIDSGLDPEQAETLAAQTFKGAAETVLRDDRSVDELIDAVCSPNGTTIEGMDVLWDSEADAAVEDAVAAAERRSRELAEAFDDG is encoded by the coding sequence ATGACTCGAGTGAGCGTTATCGGCTGCGGGAACATGGGGGGTGCCCTGCTCAGGGGGCTCGCCCGCGTTGATGGGTACCACCTGACGGCGATCGACCTCGATCCCGAGGCGCTCGCCGCGATCGAGGACGCCGTCGACGAGACGACCGAGGACGTGGCGGCGGCGCGCGACGCAGACATCGTCGTCCTCGCGGTGAAGCCGGACGTGGCGCCCGCGGTCCTCGACGACCTCGACCTCCGCGGGGACCAGCAGCTGGTGACGCTGGCGGCGGGGCTCCCCCGCGAGTTCGTCGCGGCGCGCACCGACGCCTCCGTCGTCCGGATCATGCCCAACCTCGCGGCGGAGACGGGGAACATGGCCGCGGCCGCGACGCACGAGGGGCTCACCGACGAGGTCCGCGCGATGCTCGACGCGGTCGGCGAGTTCGTCGAGGTCGACGAGTCGCTGATGCACGTCTCGACGGCGGTCAACGGCAGCGGCCCCGCGTTTGCGTTCTACCTGATCGACGCGATGAAGCAGGGCGGGATCGACAGCGGGCTCGACCCCGAACAGGCGGAGACGCTGGCCGCTCAGACATTCAAGGGCGCGGCCGAGACGGTGCTGCGCGACGACCGCAGCGTCGACGAACTCATCGACGCGGTCTGCTCGCCGAACGGCACGACGATAGAGGGCATGGATGTGCTGTGGGACAGCGAGGCCGACGCGGCGGTCGAGGATGCGGTCGCGGCCGCCGAGCGCCGGTCCCGGGAGCTCGCCGAGGCGTTCGACGATGGCTGA
- a CDS encoding glycosyltransferase family 4 protein — MKVSHYFEFAEHVTGGVAASVDHQRKMFDRVGIDYTTEPTLDADVLHLNLMGPRSVWYARRARKAGVPVVAHTHVTAEDFGDSFRFTNALARPLRPYLRRAYGLADRLICPSEYNRAVIEEYTDAPTTVVSNGVDRGKLDGFESLEAEYRDRYDLDPPTVFMVGHVIKRKGLETFVETAHRMPDVDFVWFGPIDRSLKGRQTKRLVDEAPRNCTFTGFVDDIRGAYAAGDVFCFPTHEENEGIALLEAMAAGKPLVVRDIETFSWLDDGEECLKVGDAGDGAHAAADADARGDNVEGFVEAIDALRDADRQAELGARAAERSEAFSLDAIADRYRSLYADLV, encoded by the coding sequence ATGAAGGTCAGCCACTACTTCGAGTTCGCGGAGCACGTCACCGGCGGCGTGGCGGCCTCGGTCGACCACCAGCGCAAGATGTTCGACCGGGTCGGCATCGACTACACGACGGAGCCGACGCTCGACGCCGACGTGCTCCACCTCAACCTGATGGGCCCGCGCTCGGTCTGGTACGCGCGCCGCGCCCGGAAGGCGGGCGTCCCCGTCGTCGCGCACACCCACGTCACCGCGGAGGACTTCGGCGACAGCTTCCGGTTCACGAACGCGCTCGCGCGGCCGCTCAGGCCGTACCTCCGCCGCGCGTACGGGCTCGCCGACCGGCTGATCTGCCCCTCCGAGTACAACCGAGCGGTGATCGAGGAGTACACCGACGCGCCGACGACCGTCGTCTCCAACGGCGTCGACCGCGGGAAGCTCGACGGGTTCGAGTCGCTGGAGGCCGAGTACCGCGACCGCTACGACCTCGACCCGCCGACGGTGTTCATGGTCGGCCACGTGATCAAGCGGAAGGGGTTAGAGACGTTCGTCGAGACGGCCCACCGGATGCCGGACGTCGACTTCGTCTGGTTCGGCCCCATCGACCGGTCGCTGAAGGGCCGCCAGACGAAGCGGCTCGTCGACGAGGCGCCCAGGAACTGTACGTTCACGGGGTTCGTCGACGACATCCGCGGCGCGTACGCCGCGGGCGACGTGTTCTGTTTCCCGACCCACGAGGAGAACGAGGGGATCGCGCTGCTGGAGGCGATGGCCGCCGGCAAGCCGCTCGTCGTGCGCGACATCGAGACGTTCTCGTGGCTGGACGACGGCGAGGAGTGCCTGAAGGTCGGCGACGCGGGCGACGGGGCGCACGCCGCGGCCGACGCCGACGCTCGCGGGGACAACGTCGAGGGGTTCGTCGAGGCCATCGACGCGCTCCGCGACGCCGACCGCCAGGCGGAACTCGGCGCGCGGGCCGCCGAGCGGAGCGAGGCCTTCTCGCTCGACGCGATCGCCGACCGCTACCGATCGCTGTACGCGGATCTGGTGTAA
- a CDS encoding lysylphosphatidylglycerol synthase transmembrane domain-containing protein, whose product MDGPQRRALILGAGGAVLLLAVLFVVVGVDRIVDALAAADPGLVAVTLGLGLCWLAAWSLMLRAVLGALDVEMSVRTAFLVYSGAAFANNVTPFGQAGGEPVAAALISKVGEARYETGLVGIASVDVLNVVPSVSLVFLGVGSYAATTAVGDRVGFAVASAVALIAAIVSAIAFVWRYRVAVVDRVPGAVGPFLGRFDRFDAETIEAGLADRLGNFFADIERVGTDRTRLLGIVALSLTGWIFQAAALTAAFAAVGHPISPVIPVFVVPLSYVAGATPLPGGLGGIEAALVGLLVPTTGVAASAITAAVLVFRGAVYWVPMVIGGASASALGVKAFE is encoded by the coding sequence ATGGACGGCCCACAACGGCGCGCGCTCATCCTCGGTGCGGGCGGCGCCGTCCTCCTCCTCGCGGTGCTTTTCGTCGTCGTCGGCGTCGACCGCATCGTCGACGCGCTCGCGGCCGCCGACCCGGGCCTCGTCGCCGTGACGCTCGGCCTCGGCCTCTGCTGGCTCGCGGCGTGGAGCCTCATGCTCCGCGCCGTGCTGGGCGCGCTCGATGTCGAGATGTCCGTCCGGACCGCGTTCCTCGTGTACAGCGGCGCCGCCTTCGCGAACAACGTCACCCCGTTCGGCCAGGCGGGCGGCGAGCCGGTCGCCGCGGCGCTCATCTCGAAGGTGGGCGAGGCGCGGTACGAGACGGGGCTCGTCGGTATCGCGAGCGTCGACGTGCTCAACGTCGTCCCCTCCGTCTCGCTCGTGTTCCTCGGCGTCGGGTCGTACGCGGCCACCACGGCAGTCGGCGACCGCGTCGGCTTCGCCGTCGCGAGCGCGGTCGCGCTGATCGCCGCCATCGTCTCGGCCATCGCGTTCGTCTGGCGCTACCGCGTCGCGGTCGTCGACCGCGTCCCGGGCGCCGTCGGCCCGTTCCTCGGACGTTTCGACCGCTTCGACGCCGAGACGATCGAGGCCGGCCTCGCCGACCGCCTCGGCAACTTCTTCGCCGACATCGAGCGCGTCGGCACCGACCGGACGCGCCTCCTCGGGATCGTCGCGCTCTCGCTGACCGGCTGGATCTTCCAGGCGGCCGCGCTCACCGCCGCGTTCGCCGCGGTCGGCCACCCGATTTCGCCGGTCATCCCGGTCTTCGTCGTCCCGCTGTCGTACGTCGCGGGCGCGACCCCGCTCCCCGGCGGGCTGGGCGGCATCGAGGCCGCGCTCGTCGGCCTGCTCGTCCCGACGACCGGCGTCGCCGCCTCCGCGATCACCGCCGCGGTCCTCGTCTTTCGCGGCGCCGTCTACTGGGTGCCGATGGTCATCGGCGGCGCCTCCGCGTCAGCGCTGGGCGTGAAGGCGTTCGAGTAG
- a CDS encoding HU family DNA-binding protein has product MNGGKATENGIARRTVLRRGALVSAALGLGVAAGGGGAAASKRPELVEAIAVESGLSPRDAARGLDAITGAVTAALRRGDSAQVEDFGRFSISKRSARTGRNPRSDRGGDDSPVTFDPCPAFAAALDLNPGRGDVASAKCRDADVWIDAESVASDTGRSSDQGLAAREAARLLDALVTVTANGLQGGGTVVVSEAFGSFGISKRSARTGRNPQTGKRTESAAKNEVKFKAGAELSGQVN; this is encoded by the coding sequence ATGAACGGAGGCAAAGCGACGGAAAACGGGATCGCTCGGCGCACCGTCCTGCGGCGCGGGGCGCTCGTCTCGGCCGCGCTCGGACTCGGCGTCGCGGCGGGCGGCGGCGGGGCGGCGGCGTCGAAGCGACCAGAGTTGGTCGAAGCGATCGCGGTCGAGAGCGGCCTCTCGCCGCGGGACGCGGCCCGCGGGCTCGACGCGATCACCGGCGCGGTCACCGCCGCGTTACGGCGGGGAGACAGCGCCCAGGTCGAGGACTTCGGGCGGTTCAGTATCTCGAAGCGTAGCGCTCGGACCGGGCGAAACCCGCGGTCGGACCGAGGCGGCGACGACTCGCCGGTGACGTTCGACCCGTGTCCGGCGTTCGCGGCCGCGCTCGATCTCAACCCCGGCCGCGGCGACGTGGCGAGCGCCAAGTGTCGCGACGCCGACGTGTGGATCGACGCCGAGTCCGTCGCGAGCGACACCGGGCGCAGCTCCGACCAGGGGCTCGCGGCGCGCGAGGCGGCGCGGCTGCTGGACGCGCTCGTCACCGTGACGGCCAACGGCCTTCAGGGCGGGGGAACGGTCGTGGTGAGCGAGGCGTTCGGCTCGTTCGGCATCTCGAAGCGGAGCGCCAGGACGGGGCGGAACCCGCAGACCGGCAAGCGGACCGAGAGCGCGGCGAAGAACGAGGTCAAGTTCAAGGCCGGCGCCGAGCTCTCCGGGCAGGTGAACTGA
- a CDS encoding DUF2070 family protein: MGADNVDAFQRFVFSVPPLRIQAAALVALSAVYGVGTFGGIWLFTPFAPDPSRIVPVAALIFLIPFVVAAELFPRVLDGYPRSWSYFLALTSQFVLFVYALVLSGADNVGNAWSIIWLSFITLYLINILVLVVSTGIDRSDRILLVSLAEPAALIAAFYALGGSELGFSTYRHVFAFASLLIAAGFLVLVLVVVDYLIKSNTDVSAFALTSGLLRNDRESLDLGVEARPAVETFAVDNGSRLTVAAPWVHPGPLGGFGGGQLSGNLIEALNEGRGVDGTERAAAPAATDGGAASEDAAGFFFHVPCTHKEDLSNPADAERILDAVADPDRTERVSRLVTESYGEREGYADVRFHGRRIGDKEVVVLHGEGIDDYDTGVFMRDVDHDEVLLIDQHRHDIQNGPDVEIQYGSATADRLKRAFDDFRDRLADADLVEDYAAGFSVTRTGQDALAMVERVDGQEVLWIGVDTNGLTPDVRATADEYRAEFDAVIPFSTDTHASIHELANMRESDIDAIEGAVDRAVDDVAPATVGFESNRTEPVKLLKNDYNGLVFSVNILIRLTLISLVILYALLVLWLFF; this comes from the coding sequence ATGGGGGCGGACAACGTCGACGCCTTCCAGCGGTTCGTCTTCTCGGTGCCGCCCCTCCGGATTCAGGCGGCCGCGCTCGTCGCGCTCAGCGCCGTCTACGGGGTGGGCACGTTCGGCGGCATCTGGCTCTTCACGCCGTTCGCGCCGGACCCGTCTCGGATCGTCCCCGTCGCCGCCCTCATCTTCCTGATCCCGTTCGTCGTCGCGGCCGAGCTGTTCCCCCGCGTGCTCGACGGCTACCCGCGGTCGTGGAGCTACTTCCTCGCGCTCACCTCGCAGTTCGTCCTGTTCGTCTACGCCCTGGTGCTCTCCGGCGCGGACAACGTCGGGAACGCCTGGAGCATCATCTGGCTCAGCTTCATCACGCTGTACCTGATCAACATCCTGGTGCTCGTCGTCTCGACGGGCATCGACCGCTCCGACCGGATCCTGCTCGTCTCGCTCGCCGAGCCGGCGGCGCTCATCGCCGCATTCTACGCGCTGGGCGGGAGCGAGCTCGGCTTCTCGACGTACCGGCACGTGTTCGCGTTCGCCTCGCTGCTCATCGCGGCTGGCTTCCTCGTGCTGGTCCTCGTCGTCGTCGACTACCTGATCAAGAGCAACACCGACGTCTCCGCGTTCGCGCTCACCTCCGGCCTCCTCCGGAACGACCGCGAGTCGCTCGACCTGGGGGTCGAGGCACGCCCGGCCGTCGAGACGTTCGCCGTCGACAACGGGAGCCGGCTCACGGTGGCGGCCCCGTGGGTCCACCCCGGTCCGCTCGGCGGGTTCGGCGGCGGCCAGCTGAGCGGAAACCTGATCGAGGCGCTGAACGAGGGCCGCGGGGTCGACGGGACGGAGCGCGCCGCGGCCCCGGCCGCGACCGACGGCGGCGCCGCGTCCGAGGACGCGGCCGGCTTCTTCTTCCACGTCCCGTGTACGCACAAGGAGGACCTCTCGAACCCCGCGGACGCGGAGCGGATCCTCGACGCGGTCGCGGACCCGGACCGGACCGAGCGCGTCTCGCGGCTCGTGACCGAGTCGTACGGGGAGCGCGAGGGCTACGCGGACGTGCGGTTCCACGGCCGCCGGATCGGGGACAAGGAGGTGGTCGTCCTCCACGGCGAGGGGATCGACGACTACGACACGGGCGTGTTCATGCGCGACGTCGACCACGACGAGGTGCTGTTGATCGACCAGCACCGACACGACATCCAGAACGGCCCCGACGTCGAGATCCAGTACGGCTCCGCGACGGCCGACCGCCTGAAGCGCGCGTTCGACGACTTCCGCGACCGGCTCGCGGACGCCGACCTCGTCGAGGACTACGCCGCCGGGTTCTCCGTGACGCGGACCGGCCAGGACGCGCTGGCGATGGTCGAGCGCGTCGACGGACAGGAGGTCCTCTGGATCGGCGTCGACACCAACGGGCTCACCCCGGACGTGCGGGCGACCGCCGACGAGTACCGCGCGGAGTTCGACGCGGTGATCCCCTTCTCGACGGACACCCACGCGTCGATCCACGAGCTGGCGAACATGCGCGAGTCCGACATTGACGCCATCGAGGGCGCGGTCGACCGCGCCGTCGACGACGTCGCGCCCGCGACGGTCGGGTTCGAGAGCAACCGGACCGAGCCGGTGAAGCTCCTGAAGAACGACTACAACGGGCTCGTGTTCAGCGTCAACATCCTCATCCGCCTCACGCTCATCTCGCTGGTGATCCTGTACGCGCTGCTCGTGCTGTGGCTGTTCTTCTGA
- a CDS encoding glycosyltransferase → MNIGFFTDSYFPGIDGVTYTIQSWRDRLESRGHDVYVVYPESSHDPDDHEIPVPSLPNPFYRQYRLPTFRRLSTLPDLDVVHCHGPASTGLMGLRYAKRYGATSVYTHHTPVEDYFVQGLKSERLASVVGRAYVAYENRFLNAFDCVTASTSRIRRDVEPYRLPVGIEMDRFRPQENARVTATATDGGPTAVDAPVVGYSGRMTRKKNVDEILRLADRLPEVRFELVGEGPVRGDLEADAPGNVRFHDFLPREELPDFYAALDVFVTASTCDTLGLSTLEANACGTPVAAADVAPFDETIGPENGARFAFGDLDEMERAVRDCLDGDRDTRGAVERFSVEQTVDELESIYGVTA, encoded by the coding sequence ATGAACATCGGCTTCTTCACCGACAGCTACTTCCCCGGTATCGACGGCGTCACTTACACCATCCAGTCGTGGCGCGACCGGCTCGAATCCCGGGGGCACGACGTCTACGTGGTGTATCCGGAGAGCAGCCACGACCCGGACGACCACGAGATTCCGGTCCCCTCGCTGCCGAACCCCTTCTACCGTCAGTACCGCCTCCCCACGTTCCGCCGCCTGTCGACGCTCCCCGACCTGGACGTGGTCCACTGCCACGGCCCGGCGTCGACCGGGCTGATGGGCCTCCGGTACGCGAAGCGGTACGGCGCGACCTCCGTGTACACGCACCACACCCCCGTCGAGGACTACTTCGTCCAGGGGCTCAAGTCGGAGCGGCTCGCCTCCGTCGTCGGGCGGGCGTACGTCGCCTACGAGAACCGCTTCCTCAACGCGTTCGACTGCGTCACGGCCTCTACCTCGCGTATCCGGCGGGACGTGGAGCCGTACCGGCTCCCCGTCGGGATCGAGATGGACCGGTTCCGGCCGCAAGAGAACGCCCGCGTGACCGCGACGGCGACCGACGGCGGGCCGACGGCCGTCGACGCGCCGGTCGTCGGGTACAGCGGCCGGATGACCCGCAAGAAGAACGTCGACGAGATCCTCCGGCTCGCGGACCGGCTGCCCGAGGTGCGGTTCGAACTCGTCGGCGAGGGGCCGGTCCGCGGGGATCTGGAGGCCGACGCGCCGGGGAACGTCCGGTTCCACGACTTCCTGCCGCGCGAGGAGCTCCCCGACTTCTACGCCGCCCTTGACGTGTTCGTCACGGCGTCGACCTGCGACACCCTCGGGCTCTCGACGCTGGAGGCGAACGCCTGCGGCACGCCGGTCGCCGCCGCGGACGTGGCGCCGTTCGACGAGACGATCGGCCCCGAGAACGGGGCGCGCTTCGCGTTCGGCGACCTCGACGAGATGGAGCGCGCGGTCCGCGACTGCCTCGACGGCGACCGGGACACCCGCGGCGCGGTCGAGCGGTTCTCCGTGGAACAGACCGTCGACGAGCTCGAATCGATATACGGGGTGACGGCGTAG
- a CDS encoding NAD(P)H-hydrate dehydratase, whose amino-acid sequence MIPTDRMAAVDANAAALGVPRKQLMESSGNAVAREVRAVADPGATVALVCGRGNNGGDALVAARFLTEYAVRVHLLGRPETVRTDIARENWAALGKAEIPRETVTDSRDLDLAAPDGDDPDVIVDAMLGSGISGGLREPERTAAAAINASDATVIAVDVPSGIDADTGDPTGGPDAVAVDADRVVTFHDEKPGLAALDAAVAVADIGIPAAAERYTGPGDLLGLDRDPDSHKGDNGEVLVVGGGPYTGAPTLSALAALRAGADLVRVACPESVADAVQGFSPNLIVRPLPGDRVGSSHAARVASLAAENDVVVLGPGLGDGDGTREFVREFLTAYDGQAVVDADALRVVPEVDTDADLICTPHQGELVDMGGETAADPDERAELVREFAADLGHVLLVKGAVDVIADADGVRLNRTGNPGMTVGGTGDVLAGTVGALAAVTDPFRAAAVGAYVVGRAGDAAADANGAGLVATDLPDRLPEAMRNE is encoded by the coding sequence ATGATACCGACCGATCGCATGGCGGCCGTCGACGCCAACGCGGCGGCGCTCGGCGTGCCGCGCAAGCAGCTGATGGAGTCGTCCGGCAACGCGGTCGCCCGCGAGGTGCGGGCCGTCGCGGACCCGGGCGCGACCGTCGCACTCGTCTGCGGCCGCGGGAACAACGGCGGCGACGCCCTCGTCGCGGCCCGGTTCCTGACCGAGTACGCCGTCCGGGTCCACCTGCTCGGCCGCCCCGAGACGGTCCGGACCGACATCGCGCGGGAGAACTGGGCGGCGCTCGGAAAGGCGGAGATTCCCCGCGAGACCGTCACCGACTCGCGCGACCTCGACCTCGCCGCCCCCGACGGCGACGACCCCGACGTGATCGTCGACGCGATGCTCGGGTCCGGAATCTCCGGCGGGCTCCGCGAACCGGAGCGGACCGCGGCCGCAGCGATCAACGCGAGCGACGCGACGGTGATCGCGGTCGACGTGCCCTCCGGGATCGACGCCGACACGGGCGATCCGACGGGAGGCCCGGACGCGGTCGCCGTCGACGCCGACCGCGTGGTGACGTTCCACGACGAGAAGCCCGGGCTGGCCGCGCTCGACGCCGCGGTCGCGGTCGCCGACATCGGGATCCCGGCCGCCGCGGAGCGGTACACGGGCCCGGGGGACCTCCTCGGCCTCGACCGCGACCCCGACTCCCACAAGGGCGACAACGGCGAGGTGCTGGTGGTCGGCGGCGGCCCGTACACCGGCGCGCCGACGCTGTCCGCGCTCGCCGCCCTCCGCGCGGGCGCGGACCTCGTCCGGGTGGCGTGTCCGGAATCGGTCGCGGACGCGGTCCAGGGCTTCTCACCGAACCTCATCGTCCGGCCGCTCCCCGGCGACCGGGTCGGCTCGTCGCACGCGGCCCGAGTCGCGTCGCTCGCGGCCGAGAACGACGTCGTCGTCCTCGGTCCCGGACTGGGAGACGGCGACGGGACCCGCGAGTTCGTCCGCGAGTTCCTGACGGCCTACGACGGGCAGGCGGTCGTCGACGCCGACGCGCTCCGGGTCGTCCCCGAGGTCGACACGGACGCCGACCTGATCTGTACCCCGCATCAGGGCGAACTGGTCGACATGGGCGGCGAGACGGCGGCGGACCCGGACGAGCGAGCAGAACTGGTCCGGGAGTTCGCCGCCGACCTCGGCCACGTCCTGCTCGTGAAGGGCGCGGTCGACGTGATCGCCGACGCCGACGGCGTGCGGCTGAACCGCACCGGCAACCCGGGCATGACCGTCGGCGGGACCGGCGACGTGCTGGCGGGGACGGTCGGCGCGCTCGCGGCCGTCACGGACCCGTTCCGCGCGGCCGCGGTCGGCGCGTACGTCGTCGGGCGCGCCGGGGACGCAGCGGCCGACGCGAACGGGGCCGGCCTGGTGGCGACGGACTTACCCGACCGGCTGCCGGAGGCGATGCGTAATGAGTGA
- the moaC gene encoding cyclic pyranopterin monophosphate synthase MoaC, whose product MSDDGPGDGAAGDGASADPAGADALTHTDDAGDVQMVDVGAKPDSSRRAVARGEIRLTPETIHAVEADAVEKGDVLATARIGAVQAVKHTWETIPMCHQIPITNVDTEFAVGDDRIELTVAVETTGKTGCEMEALEGVTTGLNTVWDMVKAAEKDADGGYPDTRISDVEVVEKRKEQVGE is encoded by the coding sequence ATGAGTGACGACGGACCCGGCGACGGCGCGGCGGGCGACGGAGCGAGCGCGGACCCCGCCGGCGCGGACGCGCTGACCCACACCGACGACGCGGGCGACGTCCAGATGGTCGACGTGGGCGCGAAGCCCGACAGCAGCCGACGCGCGGTCGCGCGCGGCGAGATCCGGCTGACCCCGGAGACGATCCACGCGGTCGAGGCCGACGCGGTCGAGAAGGGCGACGTGCTCGCGACCGCGCGGATCGGCGCCGTCCAAGCCGTGAAACACACCTGGGAGACGATCCCGATGTGCCACCAGATCCCGATCACGAACGTCGACACCGAGTTCGCGGTGGGCGACGACCGGATCGAACTCACCGTCGCGGTCGAGACCACCGGGAAGACGGGCTGCGAGATGGAGGCGTTGGAGGGCGTCACGACAGGGCTCAACACCGTCTGGGACATGGTGAAGGCCGCCGAGAAGGACGCGGACGGGGGGTATCCCGACACGCGGATCTCGGACGTCGAGGTCGTCGAGAAGCGGAAGGAGCAGGTCGGCGAGTGA
- a CDS encoding formate--tetrahydrofolate ligase: protein MAPTDPASDATGVPESDLAVARATDPRPIEEVAADLGLSADDVERRGDGVAKLTHAAVRDAVSDGPDASGAAADSAGTTVLVTGMSPTPKGEGKTVTTVGIGQGLAALGERAAVAIREPSLGPVFGVKGGAAGGGRSQVLPMEAINLHFTGDIHALTAAHNLLAAALDNHLHQGNDAEIDARRVDWPRALDVNDRALRETVVGLGGTASGVPREEGFVITAASELTAVLGLATDLEDLKARIGRIVLAADADGEPVTPDDLGVTGAAAALLRDAFRPNLVQTVEGVPAFVHGGPFANIAHGTNTLVADRVGAALADYLVTEAGFGADLGAEKFGNIVARQGVVPDVAVVVATVRGAKRHGLEMWPTDFDALAEPAPEAVRAGVANVAKHVSIAESFGVPTVAAINVFADDTEVELAALEAGLEERGIPVARSTAHRDGGAGATDLAELVRERAGTGSFEPLYDADAPIREKIATVAREVYGVAGVEYVDGAADDVERVERWGYGDLPVCLSKTPYSLSDDPARTGVPEGWTLTVREVTPSAGAGFVVAKTADVMTMPGLPAEPAAEDIDVDADGDVSGLF, encoded by the coding sequence ATGGCGCCCACCGATCCCGCGAGCGACGCGACTGGGGTACCGGAGTCGGACCTCGCCGTCGCGCGAGCGACCGATCCCCGGCCGATCGAGGAGGTCGCGGCCGACCTCGGGCTCTCCGCCGACGACGTCGAGCGGCGCGGCGACGGCGTCGCGAAGCTCACGCACGCGGCGGTCCGCGACGCCGTCAGCGACGGGCCGGACGCTTCCGGGGCAGCAGCGGACTCGGCCGGGACGACCGTCCTGGTGACGGGCATGTCGCCGACGCCGAAGGGCGAGGGGAAGACCGTCACCACCGTGGGGATCGGGCAGGGGCTCGCCGCGCTGGGCGAGCGGGCCGCGGTCGCGATCCGGGAGCCGTCGCTCGGCCCGGTCTTCGGGGTCAAGGGCGGCGCGGCCGGCGGGGGCCGGTCGCAGGTGCTCCCGATGGAGGCGATCAATCTCCACTTCACCGGCGACATCCACGCGCTGACCGCGGCGCACAACCTCCTCGCGGCCGCGCTCGACAACCACCTCCACCAGGGCAACGACGCGGAGATAGACGCGCGACGGGTCGACTGGCCGCGCGCGCTCGACGTCAACGACCGCGCGCTCCGCGAGACGGTCGTCGGCCTCGGCGGGACCGCGAGCGGGGTCCCCCGGGAAGAGGGGTTCGTGATCACCGCCGCCTCGGAGCTGACGGCCGTCCTCGGGCTCGCGACCGACCTGGAGGACCTGAAGGCGCGGATCGGTCGGATCGTGCTCGCGGCCGACGCCGACGGCGAGCCCGTCACGCCGGACGACCTCGGGGTGACCGGCGCCGCGGCCGCGCTGCTCCGGGACGCCTTCCGGCCGAACCTTGTCCAGACGGTTGAGGGCGTCCCAGCGTTTGTCCACGGCGGACCCTTCGCGAACATCGCGCACGGGACGAACACACTGGTCGCTGACCGGGTCGGCGCCGCGCTCGCCGACTACCTCGTCACGGAGGCCGGGTTCGGCGCCGACCTCGGCGCGGAGAAGTTCGGGAACATCGTCGCGCGGCAGGGCGTGGTCCCCGACGTAGCCGTCGTGGTCGCCACCGTCCGCGGCGCGAAGCGCCACGGCCTGGAGATGTGGCCGACCGACTTCGACGCCCTCGCGGAGCCGGCCCCCGAGGCGGTCCGGGCCGGCGTCGCCAACGTCGCGAAGCACGTCTCGATCGCCGAGTCGTTCGGGGTCCCGACGGTCGCCGCGATCAACGTGTTCGCGGACGACACCGAGGTCGAACTCGCCGCGCTGGAGGCCGGACTCGAAGAGCGCGGGATCCCGGTCGCGCGCTCGACGGCCCACCGCGACGGCGGCGCGGGCGCGACCGACCTGGCCGAACTGGTGCGCGAGCGCGCCGGGACGGGGTCGTTCGAACCCCTGTACGACGCCGACGCGCCGATCCGCGAGAAGATAGCCACGGTCGCGCGCGAGGTGTACGGCGTCGCGGGCGTCGAGTACGTCGACGGCGCGGCCGACGACGTCGAGCGCGTCGAGCGCTGGGGGTACGGCGACCTCCCGGTCTGCCTCTCGAAGACCCCGTACTCGCTGTCCGACGACCCCGCCCGGACCGGCGTGCCCGAGGGGTGGACGCTCACCGTCCGCGAGGTGACCCCCTCGGCGGGGGCCGGCTTCGTCGTGGCGAAGACCGCCGACGTGATGACGATGCCGGGGCTGCCCGCGGAGCCGGCCGCCGAGGACATCGACGTGGACGCCGACGGCGACGTGAGCGGGCTGTTCTGA